A genomic stretch from Thermosipho affectus includes:
- a CDS encoding carbohydrate ABC transporter permease: MKASAKKRLKESVLAYLFLLPSLIVLGIFVFWPVGFSFVLSFFKWDFRNMKTPYFSGFDNYLKIFEYNYPPKFSFLEGLVYSISYIFLSIILVFTVYAFVRIWKDKKVTIFFVNIFAIVWAFLIFFKLNSFILFLDIVLAVVLFLNLKNKSLTKLFKKFAWINVSAIIVVYVLLETSKFNQNGLFVFFMDAKDKNLFMKALVNTFYYVILTVPITLLLSLIVAVLLNSNVRFRVFFRTSYFIPFVTSVVAVSLVWKWIFNDEFGLLNYFLSWFNIEGIRWLKDEKWTIPTIAIVSIWKQIGYDAIIFLAGLQNIDQFYYEAAEVDGANSWQKFSKITWPLLSPTTFFLLIVSMIGAFKVFAQVYVLYDGLPGPYNNSGMTMVYYVFDLFYRQQRMGIASAAAYLLFAVILIFTAIQYKVGNKVVEYVS, encoded by the coding sequence GTGAAGGCATCTGCTAAAAAAAGACTAAAAGAGTCAGTTTTGGCATATTTATTTTTGTTGCCATCGTTAATTGTGTTAGGTATATTTGTTTTTTGGCCTGTAGGTTTTTCGTTTGTTTTAAGTTTTTTTAAGTGGGATTTTAGAAACATGAAAACCCCTTATTTTAGTGGTTTTGATAACTATTTAAAAATTTTTGAGTATAACTATCCTCCAAAATTTTCTTTTTTGGAGGGGTTAGTTTATTCTATTTCATATATTTTTCTTTCTATAATTTTAGTTTTTACGGTTTATGCTTTTGTGAGAATTTGGAAAGATAAGAAGGTTACTATATTTTTTGTTAATATTTTTGCTATTGTATGGGCATTTTTAATATTTTTTAAATTGAATTCCTTTATTTTGTTTTTAGATATAGTTTTAGCTGTAGTTTTATTTTTGAATTTAAAAAACAAAAGTTTGACGAAATTATTTAAAAAATTTGCTTGGATTAATGTTTCGGCTATAATTGTTGTGTATGTTTTGCTTGAAACAAGTAAATTTAATCAAAATGGATTATTTGTGTTTTTTATGGATGCAAAGGATAAGAATTTGTTTATGAAAGCTTTAGTTAATACGTTTTATTATGTTATTTTAACAGTTCCTATAACACTTTTGTTATCGTTGATAGTAGCCGTTTTATTAAATTCAAATGTAAGATTTAGAGTGTTTTTTAGAACGAGTTATTTCATTCCTTTTGTTACATCCGTAGTTGCAGTCTCATTGGTTTGGAAGTGGATTTTTAATGACGAGTTTGGACTTTTGAATTACTTTTTATCTTGGTTTAATATAGAAGGAATAAGGTGGTTAAAAGATGAAAAGTGGACAATTCCAACTATTGCGATTGTATCAATCTGGAAGCAGATAGGTTATGATGCAATTATTTTCTTGGCTGGGCTTCAAAATATTGATCAATTTTATTACGAGGCAGCAGAGGTTGATGGTGCAAATTCTTGGCAAAAATTTTCAAAAATTACGTGGCCTTTACTTTCACCGACTACGTTTTTCCTATTAATTGTTTCAATGATTGGTGCTTTTAAGGTTTTTGCACAAGTTTATGTTTTATATGACGGATTACCTGGTCCGTACAATAACAGTGGTATGACAATGGTGTATTATGTATTTGATTTATTTTATAGGCAACAGAGAATGGGAATTGCCAGTGCAGCTGCATATTTATTATTTGCAGTTATATTGATATTTACTGCAATCCAATATAAAGTTGGGAATAAAGTTGTAGAATACGTATCGTGA